From the genome of Tachysurus fulvidraco isolate hzauxx_2018 chromosome 14, HZAU_PFXX_2.0, whole genome shotgun sequence:
gcatgtgtttgtgtaggctttacagcaacacacacgcaacacacgcacactataGTATACTGATTTCCTCCATAGACCCCAATGTAAAAAGCACAGGCCTGTGAAATTGGgtaattttacaaataaaataaattagcaaaaataaaaaaattacagattTTGGCCTGGccaaaaattctaaattctcTTTCCAAAGTACACCTTATATAAAGGTTTGTCCCAAAAAGTCATTCCTGTAGCTGAAACGCAGAGAAAGATATGGCTAAAAATAGGGAAACTATGCTCCCTAATGGACATAAATGTCCTAAAGTGTTAAAGGAATTTTTCACAGACTTCCTAACCACACTTTAGAGCTAATCTCCCAgccaaaatgaacaaaacattaTACACAGGAAGATGACCAAAGAACTCTGATGAAATTCCAGAGGTCCTATCCCATACTAACTCCAccagccatctatgcacttacACTATGCACCATTTACTCTACTGTTTAGTAAATAAATAGGTAGTATAATTTTAAATGGAAAACTAAATGATTACATTTGAAAAATGTTGAATGactatgttttttaaaatattgaatGACAGCCAGTGCATGACTCCAGCCCCTTAAATCATAATAATACATTGCACactcttttgtatttttgccacaatgttatatatatatatatatatatatatatatatatatatatatatatatatatatatatatatatatatatatatatatatatatatataaaagttataGCCTATATCTTACTGTCTAACAGTCTTATGAGACATCATAATGCAGTCCCTTCAATGttctttattatattcattaaatTCATTATACTCTGAATAACCTTGGCAAAAGGACCTTTTATATCAGAAAGATTGTCattaacatctaaaaaaaaatagggattAATACGTAATGCccagaaacaggaaaaaaatatttttgtcatagtgatcttttatttttaagtgtcTGTATAGTTTGGCCACATTTCCCACGTTGTTTGCTTTCTTGGTTgcataattaaaatttatttaaaaatgtaattaaatgtatttattgatctCCTTGTAGGTTTTCTGCCAACCAGGTGAGACGTCAGTTGAGTCATGGAGGACGACGGCAGATTCATAGAGTTTGATGTGCCAGAGTTCAGCAACACTGTACTTAAGCAGCTCAATGAACTGCGGCTCCAGGGTAAGCTCTGTGATATTATTGTGCACATCCAAGGCCGACCATTCCAGGCTCACAAAGCTGTGCTGGCTGCCAGTTCACCGTACTTCCGTGACCACTCGTCTCTAGGCACCATGAGTGGACTCTCCATCTCGGTGATCAAGAACCCTGCAGTGTTTGAGCAGCTATTAACCTTTTGCTATACGGGACACATGGAACTATGTCTACGTGATGTTGTAAGCTTCCTTACGGCTGCCAGCTTCCTGCAAATGCAGGCTGTCATTGACAAGTGTACACAAATCCTGGAGGGCCTCCACTCAAAGATTAGTCTGCCTGTGGTTTCTGGCCGAGCAGAAGCTGAAGAAGACCTCGATTCTAGAGCTAGACTCAATGGTGCAAAAGATGTGGGCATTTTTTTGAATCCGACCCAGATTTCCCCACCTTACTACCCTAGGAAAAGCTATCGAGTAGAGGCAAGTGGAGGTGGAAAAGGGCTTGCACACTTAACAGAGGAAGGGCAGTCGGATCGAGGGAGTGATTGCACTTCAGAGCAGGAGGCATCTATGGAAGTAGAGCCGGATCAAGTGGACATAATTGAGAAGAATGGGCAAGTCACCGACATACAAATCAAGATGGAAAAAACGGAGCGGCCCACCTACTCAGACAGCTCGTCAGCGGGTGATGATAGCTACCACACAGAACTAGTGGATGGTGAGCAAGTTCTAGCTGTGACTGTAGGACCTTATGGGCCAGTGCCATCCTCTGCTCAGTGCACCTATTCGGCACTCTCTTCATCCAGCTTTGTTGGTATCAGTCCATCCAGTCCCTCTCAGTCAATTCTCAGCGGATTTCGAGGTGGCCGCACCAGACCGAAGCGCTGTACGCCAGTCCCAGCTGATGTAATTTCTCAGCTTAAACCAGGCACAGAGGATGGAGATGGAATAGCATCAGGAGTTGTTTTTGAGAATGATGTGAGGGAACGAGGTCTCCGTGGCCATTGGTATCCTTTTAATGAGcgtcttgtgtgtgtctattgCGGCAAGTCCTTCAACCAGAAAGGCAGCCTGGACCGCCACATGCGTTTGCACATGGGCATTACTCCATTCGTGTGCAAGTACTGTGGCAAGAAGTACACTCGCAAAGACCAACTAGAGTATCACATCCGTGGTCACACAGACAATAAACCCTTCCACTGCCAAATCTGTGGCAAGTGCTTCCCTTTTCAAGGCACCCTCAATCAGCACTTGCGTAAGAAGCACATGGGTTCTGGTGTTGAGATGAACAACCACACAGGCCCACAAGGTGAAGCAGCAGATGGCCAGAAAGGGGCACCAGTGGAGGTCTCAGAGAACGTCTACAGTGATGCATATAACAATGATGAGTCTACAAAAATCACAAGCGAGGAGAATGTAAAAGGCAGTGCTGAAGAACCACCTGGGTCCAGATGTGATTTTTAAGTAATCAAGATAATAGTGAGTTTCATTCTGCAATGCGCAGCCTTTAAAGTAGATGTTGAACCTGCCTTGCACATTTTCTACTTGTGCATTTTTGTGATCTGGTTTAAGAAGAGATACTGCATTCTTAATAAGCAAGTTTTTCAAAGGTGAGGGGAATTGCTGGCAAGGAGAAGGATTGAGTGGGACATCTCAATAATTAAGGCctttaaagagttttttttatattttatatagataaatatttcCATGTTTTTAAGCATAGAGTAATATAGGCATGTTGcaataatgaataatgtgaaAGCTCAGATAAGATGCTTGTCATATCATGCTTTTACCTGAcctgtttttgcacatttggCCTTAAGTAGGCTAATAACTCAAAAGGATTGGTTTTACCTACCAGTGCAAAAGCTCTGTGACACATCTGTTCAATACCTCATCATACAATGTAACATATTCACAGTAAGACAGTATTTGTCAGTTTATTTAACTCCAACTGGGTTCTTTCTCAGTCCAGAACCTGAAAGGAAGTCAATAAGCATCTTGTTTTAAAGGTTTCAGTTGCTTTTACCTAGTAATATTGGCACAACACATTTCCACTACACACAGCCTTGGTACTACAGTGAACTTTCTTTGAGCCTGTATTAAAATCCAAACTGCTTTCAGTAgatttgttaaaaatgctatatgTTTTTGAGAGGTGCTTTTTGGGTGGTTAGAGTTATGGGTTATAGTCTACATGCTCTATGCAGAATTATGGATGGGGAGTTAAACAAACCAATATTGTGAGTtgtatagtttttataatttacaacaacagaaaataaatatcaaaccAAACCAATTGATTATAATACaagaaaacatatttttagattttactaCAAGAAAGACAGTCTAATCAAAAAAGATAAAATCAGAAGAGCTAATGTTGATTTGAGTTTTACTGTTGCAGTGCATATTTGCTAGTTTTGCTGGGCCATAGTTCCCACTCTAAAAATCCTAATGCTCAAAATTCTCTCTGAGCAGCACAATTATATTCTCAGTACTGAAAATCATGCCAAAACTCCTCAACACTAAACAACCATTAAATGCATTCTTAAAATAGTGTAAGATGAGTGTCGCTTTACATGGTTTTGATGAGCCACATCAGCCAGCTTGGGGATGAATGTCTTTTGTTGCCTTTAAAGAACTTTTCAGTTTTTTCTGTCAATTTCAGTTCTCTTGGTATGATCTTAAATACTATCTTTTAGAAGAACTTCACATCatttttagaatttagaatttctAAGCTCCTTTTCCAGAGTTAACACTCAAATTTCTTTCCCATTTGACAAAGTACTAATCAGAATATATCCTGTTTTCTAGATACATCAACTGTCTGCAAGAAAACATTAATGATACCTCTATTTTCAATCaatcatttacatatttatgatTGCAATTTTTAGACCTAAAAGTATGGTTTGAGCTTGTAGATCTGGAATTGATTCTATTAGTGTGTTTGGCTAACACTGAGAGGAACACTGCTGCACCATTAGTCATATATTAGACTCTGGAAATTTTCTCTAAATAGTACTGTTGGGAAATCTATATTAATCTTAAGCCTTCAGGCTAAAAGCAGTATGAACAGTTGGCTTTGAAAGCACACAGGTTTTGTCCCTAATAACGAAACTTTATGTAGAGCAAATATTATGTAATCTGCATGACTAAGATTTTCATTCTTCACTGACCAACATTAGATAAGTCAGGTGAAAAGGTTTACCTGTGACAATCTCTGGATATTTTTTCCCAAgtgttttggggggaaaaaaaacaaaacaaaaaaacactgactcACAATGCTCTATTTGTACTCTTCAAAATTTGTGTTAGTAATTCAGTCACTGTAAACATCGAGTGCTCTTTGCCCTGCGAGACTCTCGTGCAGATTGCTCCAGGGCTTGCATGGCTTCCTTAACACATACCACTTATGCTAGGCATTTCTTATTTGCTATTGAATATATAGCACTTAATCTGAAATAATTTGTTGTTAGCCTGTGTCGGCTGTATTATGTTTTTCCTCATTTAacagttaacacacaacatcatcTTCCTTAGACCAAAGCAGGTGGTTTTATGGTTAACATACAAAtggtgcttctttttttttgtttgtttttcattattttatagacacagtttatttaaatcagtttgtctttgtatttgtatgttttatattgtgAGTACTTTCAAGGAAACTGTCAAACCCTTGGTCTTAAAAAGGCTTGTTATGTAATGTGTGATTCCGCACTGAGAAAAGTAGCAGTGCTTCAGAGAATCCTGTGGAGGTTCTGCTTTCTTTCCTTGTGGAGGTTTCcttacatgttttatttagatttttttttatcctttttctttcatcctttttttttttttttttttgtctttttattgtgaaaAATCAGTCAAAAGGTTTCAAAGCCTAGGTTTGTAAGCAGGCATAAACTGATGGTTTCTAGTTTGATATGTGTGCTGATGATGGCTGTATCAGTCAGCAGTGATTTTCTGGTGGTCGTTCTCTATTTTGGGAATGAAGAGTAGCTGACCTTCTCCTCAACAACAGATAGACTCCAGTTTATTATTTACCTACCATATGTTGTATGTAAACATCCTAGTGCACACAGCCATTGTTCTGATGAAAATGACATGTTTTTGATTATATATAGTAAAGAGATTAATGTCTGCCTAATAGTCGATGCAATCTTGGCCACTAACCAAAGatcaagccaaaaaaaaaaatagtgataGTTAAATATGCTGCACAGTTGAGTGTTGGGATCAAACCCAAATCCCACAACCATCGAGAAATCATGAAGTTATTTTCTAGCCCAACATCCACTGGGTACTGGTGTTTGAGTTCttgctttttcatttttgttttgttttgtttttgttttaactgTGTCTGAACAAAGGACAAAATCTGCTTAAGTGCAGTTAAGATAAATGTGACTTAAGCCATAAACACGTAATAGCAGTGGTCGGATGACtggatgtgtttatttctttaaagaacAAATGAGTTCGAAACATCAGTTCTTATTAAATAATCTGTATTAGGATTGAATCTGTGCCTTGCCCCACAAGAAATGCTCATTTACCTGTtataccttttttctttttcagttacgggaaaaagaaaagtttgtGCATAAATCAGTTCATTTTGGTCCATGTGTATCTATTAAGCAATTGACATTTATGCTTATTAACACCACTTGTCAGGGTTCTCGCTTTATAAATGCATATAATCTTGTACCTGTTGCTTTTGTGTGTTATACTATGTGTTAAAGTTTTACAGAGTTAAGAAGTTAAATGCAGTAGCAGAGTTGTtgcattaataaatgtaatatgcaGTTTTGACCGGAAGAGATTGTAGCAGGTCATAAAGGGACAATCAGACAGCTTCATACACGCGAAGCTACCTCTTGAAATAAGTGATATTATACCTTTGACTATTGAATTTaacttttaattagttttttggCATGAATGAATCCTTTTATTATGCCAGCCACTCTGCAGTTTAATATTGAAGTGCATGCTAGACCACTTGTAGATGTAGAAATGTACTGCATGGTGGTTACCACATTTATAACAAACGCAGAGATGGAGatctgtatttctgtttataaattttattttcattttaaatgtaattgtcTGGCATGCACTTACGATGAGCtttccttttttattgtaatcaaAAGATATTCTAGATAGAGGGGACTAGCTTACAATATCTTTCTCCTCTTAAATGGGACGCAAATATAAGGCCTCAAATATTTCACGTCTAGGGAGTTTTAATGGTGCTTTT
Proteins encoded in this window:
- the zbtb34 gene encoding zinc finger and BTB domain-containing protein 34; this encodes MEDDGRFIEFDVPEFSNTVLKQLNELRLQGKLCDIIVHIQGRPFQAHKAVLAASSPYFRDHSSLGTMSGLSISVIKNPAVFEQLLTFCYTGHMELCLRDVVSFLTAASFLQMQAVIDKCTQILEGLHSKISLPVVSGRAEAEEDLDSRARLNGAKDVGIFLNPTQISPPYYPRKSYRVEASGGGKGLAHLTEEGQSDRGSDCTSEQEASMEVEPDQVDIIEKNGQVTDIQIKMEKTERPTYSDSSSAGDDSYHTELVDGEQVLAVTVGPYGPVPSSAQCTYSALSSSSFVGISPSSPSQSILSGFRGGRTRPKRCTPVPADVISQLKPGTEDGDGIASGVVFENDVRERGLRGHWYPFNERLVCVYCGKSFNQKGSLDRHMRLHMGITPFVCKYCGKKYTRKDQLEYHIRGHTDNKPFHCQICGKCFPFQGTLNQHLRKKHMGSGVEMNNHTGPQGEAADGQKGAPVEVSENVYSDAYNNDESTKITSEENVKGSAEEPPGSRCDF